One segment of Micromonospora parathelypteridis DNA contains the following:
- a CDS encoding RNA polymerase sigma factor, with protein MLAPQVLGLLVRRYGQFDRCEDAVQEALLAAATQWPGQGVPDNPRAWLLTVATRRLTDEWRSESARRDREVAVALREPAYAGVVPPADAEPAAADADDTLTLLFLCCHPALTGSAQVTLTLRAVGGLSTAQIARAHLVPEATMSQRIRRAKQRIEAAGARFTMPEPGERDERLRTVLRVLYLIFNEGYTASSGPDLHRAELTGEAIRLARILHGLLPDDGEVAGLLALMLLTDAHRAARLGPDGELVPLAEQDRTRWDDAAIAEGIALITEALTWSPPGPYQLQAAIAAVHAEAPTAATTDWRQIVALYRLLARIAPNPMVTLNQAVAVAMVDGPRAGLALLTSLDADERTAGHHRLAAVRAHLLELAGEAGAAREAYLAAARGTTSLPEQRYLELKAARLTGR; from the coding sequence ATGCTCGCGCCGCAGGTCCTCGGCCTGCTGGTCCGCCGGTACGGCCAGTTCGACAGGTGCGAGGACGCGGTCCAGGAGGCGCTGCTGGCTGCTGCGACGCAGTGGCCCGGCCAGGGCGTACCGGACAATCCGCGCGCCTGGCTGCTCACCGTGGCCACCCGACGGCTCACCGACGAGTGGCGCAGCGAGAGCGCTCGCCGGGACCGCGAGGTGGCGGTGGCGCTGCGCGAGCCGGCGTACGCCGGGGTGGTGCCGCCGGCCGACGCGGAGCCGGCGGCGGCGGACGCCGACGACACCCTCACTCTGCTGTTCCTCTGCTGCCACCCGGCGCTGACCGGATCGGCGCAGGTGACGCTGACCCTGCGCGCGGTCGGCGGCCTCAGCACCGCCCAGATCGCTCGGGCCCACCTGGTGCCGGAGGCGACGATGAGCCAGCGGATCCGCCGGGCCAAGCAGCGGATCGAGGCCGCTGGGGCTCGGTTCACCATGCCCGAGCCGGGTGAGCGGGACGAGCGGCTGCGCACGGTGCTCCGGGTGCTCTACCTGATCTTCAATGAGGGGTACACCGCGTCGAGCGGGCCGGATCTGCACCGGGCCGAGTTGACCGGGGAGGCGATCCGGCTGGCCCGCATCCTGCACGGGCTGCTGCCCGACGACGGCGAGGTGGCCGGTTTACTGGCACTGATGCTGCTCACCGACGCGCACCGGGCGGCTCGGCTCGGCCCGGACGGGGAGTTGGTGCCGCTGGCCGAGCAGGACCGCACCCGGTGGGACGACGCCGCCATCGCGGAGGGGATCGCGCTGATCACCGAGGCGTTGACGTGGTCGCCGCCCGGCCCGTACCAGCTTCAGGCGGCGATCGCCGCGGTGCACGCCGAGGCGCCGACGGCGGCGACGACGGACTGGCGGCAGATCGTCGCGCTGTACCGGCTGCTGGCCCGGATCGCGCCGAATCCGATGGTCACCCTCAACCAGGCGGTGGCGGTCGCCATGGTGGACGGGCCACGGGCCGGTCTCGCCCTGCTCACGTCGCTGGACGCCGACGAGCGCACCGCCGGCCACCACCGGCTCGCCGCCGTCCGGGCTCACCTGTTGGAGCTGGCCGGGGAGGCCGGCGCGGCGCGGGAGGCGTACCTCGCGGCGGCACGCGGCACGACCAGCCTGCCTGAGCAGCGATACCTGGAGCTGAAGGCCGCCCGACTGACGGGGCGATGA
- a CDS encoding acetyl-CoA C-acetyltransferase yields MPSEAYVFDAVRTPRGRGRNTGALHGVKPISLVVGLIDALRERNPGLDVGRLEDLLLGIVTPVGEQGGDLARAAALVAGLPDQVGGVQLNRFCASGLEAVNSAAARIRSGWEHLLLAGGVESMSRVPMGSDGGAWVTDPQTVLATSFVPQGISADLIATLEGFTRDDVDGYALRSQERAAKAWAGGHFARSVVPVRDGNGLDILTVDEHLRPDTTREALGRLTPSFAAMGEAAGFDAVALQKFHWLEAIDHVHHAGNSSGIVDGAALVLIGSAEVGRDLGLTPRARIAGAAVSGADPTLMLTGPIPATHKALAAAGLTVDDIDLFEFNEAFAAVVLKYIRDLRLDSDRVNVNGGAIALGHPLGATGAMLVGTALDELERRDLRRAVVTLCIGGGMGVATVLERC; encoded by the coding sequence GTGCCCTCTGAGGCGTACGTCTTCGACGCGGTTCGCACCCCGCGCGGACGCGGCCGGAACACCGGCGCGCTGCACGGGGTCAAGCCGATCTCCCTGGTGGTCGGCCTGATCGACGCGCTGCGCGAGCGCAATCCCGGCCTGGACGTGGGCCGGCTGGAGGACCTGCTGCTGGGCATCGTCACCCCGGTCGGCGAGCAGGGCGGTGACCTGGCGCGGGCCGCCGCGCTGGTGGCCGGGCTGCCCGACCAGGTGGGCGGGGTGCAGCTCAACCGGTTCTGCGCCTCCGGGCTGGAAGCGGTCAACTCCGCCGCCGCGCGGATCCGCTCCGGCTGGGAGCACCTGCTGCTCGCCGGTGGCGTGGAGTCGATGTCCCGGGTGCCGATGGGCTCGGACGGCGGGGCCTGGGTCACCGACCCGCAGACCGTGCTGGCCACGTCGTTCGTGCCGCAGGGCATCAGCGCCGACCTGATCGCCACCCTGGAGGGCTTCACCCGCGACGACGTGGACGGCTACGCGTTGCGATCGCAGGAGCGGGCCGCGAAGGCGTGGGCCGGCGGGCACTTCGCCCGCTCCGTCGTGCCGGTACGCGACGGCAACGGGCTGGACATCCTCACCGTGGACGAGCATCTGCGCCCGGACACCACCCGGGAGGCGCTGGGCCGGCTCACCCCGTCGTTCGCCGCGATGGGCGAGGCGGCCGGCTTCGACGCGGTCGCGTTGCAGAAGTTCCACTGGCTGGAGGCGATCGACCACGTCCACCACGCCGGCAACTCGTCCGGCATCGTCGACGGTGCGGCGCTCGTGTTGATCGGCTCGGCGGAGGTCGGCCGGGATCTCGGTCTCACTCCCCGCGCCCGGATCGCCGGCGCGGCGGTCAGCGGCGCCGACCCGACGCTGATGCTGACCGGCCCGATCCCGGCCACCCACAAGGCGCTCGCCGCCGCCGGGCTGACCGTCGACGACATCGACCTGTTCGAGTTCAACGAGGCGTTCGCGGCGGTGGTGCTCAAGTACATCCGCGACCTGCGCCTCGACTCGGACCGGGTGAACGTCAACGGTGGCGCGATCGCTCTCGGCCACCCACTCGGCGCGACCGGAGCGATGCTGGTCGGCACCGCGTTGGACGAGTTGGAGCGCCGCGACCTGCGCCGCGCCGTGGTGACCCTCTGCATCGGCGGCGGTATGGGCGTCGCCACCGTTCTCGAGCGCTGCTGA
- a CDS encoding 3-hydroxyacyl-CoA dehydrogenase NAD-binding domain-containing protein has translation MTNTIRYDRSADGIVTLTLDDPDQSANTMNRAYAASMSAVLDRLEAERDELTGVIVTSAKSTFFAGGDLPQMVRATRADAPELAELLGTMKRDLRRLETLGRPVVAAVNGSALGGGLEIALACHHRIALDAPDSRLGLPEVTLGLLPGAGGVTRTVRMLGLAGALTTVLLTGRRMRPADALAAGLVDEVVATPAELLDRARAWIAANPRPRQPWDRPDYRMPGGTPASRSLAAQLPAFPATLRKQLKGARLPAPEAILATAVEGAQVDLETAFTLETRHLIGLLTGQVAKNMIGAFFFDLKAVNGGAARPTGVDAPPVRRVAVLGAGMMGAGIAYACASAGLDVVVKDVTPEAADRARDHAERLLARTVRKGRATEADARAVLDRITTTDQVDALAGCDAVIEAVFEDPALKQAVFAEVLPVLAPGALLASNTSTLPITGLAEGVDRPSDFIGMHFFSPVDRMPLLEIVVGERTSDAALARAFDLGRRIGKTPIVVNDGRGFFTSRVIGRFIDEAVGMVAAGVPAASVEQAALQAGYPTGPLALADEVSLTLIQRIRRQFEAASDEFLPLPAHRLIDELVDAYDRPGRATGRGFYSYQDGTRGRLWSGLADLTTDAGRAVPFTDLQERMLFAEALDALRCLDEGVLRTETDANIGSIFGIGFPAWTGGVIRYVRQYAGGPAGFAARATELAGRYGDRFTPPADLDDRLAARTAEPTGVA, from the coding sequence ATGACCAACACCATCCGGTACGACCGCAGCGCCGACGGCATCGTCACGCTCACCCTGGACGACCCGGACCAGTCCGCCAACACCATGAACCGGGCGTACGCCGCGTCCATGAGCGCGGTGCTGGACCGGCTGGAGGCCGAGCGCGACGAGCTGACCGGGGTCATCGTCACCAGCGCGAAGTCGACCTTCTTCGCCGGTGGTGACCTGCCGCAGATGGTCCGGGCCACCCGCGCCGACGCGCCGGAGCTGGCCGAGTTGCTCGGCACCATGAAACGGGACCTGCGTCGGCTGGAGACGCTGGGCCGGCCGGTGGTCGCCGCGGTCAACGGCTCCGCGCTCGGCGGCGGCCTGGAGATCGCCCTCGCCTGCCACCACCGGATCGCGCTGGACGCACCCGACAGCCGGCTCGGGCTGCCCGAGGTGACCCTGGGCCTGTTGCCCGGGGCCGGCGGTGTCACCCGGACGGTACGGATGCTCGGCCTGGCCGGGGCGCTGACGACGGTACTGCTCACCGGTCGACGGATGCGCCCAGCCGACGCCCTGGCCGCCGGGCTGGTCGACGAGGTGGTCGCCACCCCTGCGGAGCTGCTGGACCGTGCCCGGGCCTGGATCGCCGCCAACCCGCGGCCGCGCCAGCCGTGGGACCGGCCCGACTACCGGATGCCGGGCGGCACCCCGGCCAGCCGCTCGCTTGCGGCACAACTGCCGGCCTTCCCTGCCACCCTGCGCAAGCAGCTCAAGGGTGCCCGGCTGCCCGCACCCGAGGCGATCCTGGCCACCGCCGTCGAGGGCGCGCAGGTAGACCTGGAGACCGCGTTCACCCTGGAGACCCGGCACCTGATCGGCCTGCTCACCGGGCAGGTCGCCAAGAACATGATCGGGGCGTTCTTCTTCGACCTGAAGGCCGTGAACGGTGGCGCGGCCCGACCGACCGGCGTGGACGCCCCGCCGGTGCGCCGGGTGGCGGTGCTCGGCGCCGGCATGATGGGCGCGGGCATCGCGTACGCCTGCGCCAGCGCCGGCCTGGACGTGGTGGTCAAGGACGTCACGCCGGAGGCCGCCGACCGGGCCCGGGACCACGCCGAGCGGTTGCTGGCCCGCACGGTACGCAAGGGCCGCGCGACGGAGGCCGACGCCCGCGCGGTGCTGGACCGGATCACCACCACCGACCAGGTCGACGCGTTGGCCGGGTGCGACGCGGTGATCGAGGCGGTCTTCGAGGACCCGGCGCTGAAACAGGCCGTCTTCGCGGAGGTGCTGCCGGTGCTGGCACCGGGCGCGTTGCTCGCCTCCAACACCTCCACCCTGCCGATCACCGGGCTGGCCGAGGGTGTGGACCGACCGTCCGACTTCATCGGCATGCACTTCTTCTCCCCGGTGGACCGGATGCCGCTGCTGGAGATCGTGGTCGGCGAGCGGACCAGCGACGCCGCGCTGGCCCGCGCGTTCGACCTGGGCCGGCGGATCGGCAAGACCCCGATCGTGGTCAACGACGGCCGGGGGTTCTTCACCAGCCGGGTGATCGGCCGGTTCATCGACGAGGCGGTCGGCATGGTCGCCGCAGGTGTGCCGGCCGCGTCGGTGGAGCAGGCCGCGTTGCAGGCCGGCTACCCGACCGGGCCCCTGGCGCTGGCCGACGAGGTCAGCCTCACCCTGATCCAACGGATCCGCCGCCAGTTCGAGGCCGCCAGCGACGAATTCCTGCCGCTGCCGGCGCACCGGCTCATCGACGAACTGGTCGACGCGTACGACCGGCCGGGCCGCGCCACCGGCCGCGGCTTCTACTCCTACCAGGACGGCACCCGGGGACGGTTGTGGTCCGGTCTCGCCGACCTGACCACCGACGCGGGCCGGGCGGTGCCGTTCACCGACCTGCAGGAGCGGATGCTCTTCGCCGAGGCGCTGGACGCGCTGCGCTGCCTCGACGAGGGCGTGCTGCGTACCGAGACCGACGCCAACATCGGCTCGATCTTCGGCATCGGCTTCCCCGCCTGGACCGGCGGGGTGATCCGCTACGTCCGGCAGTACGCGGGCGGCCCGGCCGGCTTCGCGGCCCGCGCCACCGAGCTGGCCGGCCGCTACGGCGACCGGTTCACACCCCCCGCCGACCTGGACGACCGGCTGGCCGCCCGTACCGCCGAACCGACGGGCGTTGCGTGA
- a CDS encoding ArsR/SmtB family transcription factor, producing the protein MSSASPLTGDDLVRVLASLANPHRLRVIAALARERAYVSGLARQLGISRALLQVHLRKLAAAGLVTASLELSEDGKAMNYYEVEPFVLTLTPEVIAAAVETLTVPDSAEQPGADR; encoded by the coding sequence ATGAGCAGCGCTTCACCGCTGACCGGTGACGACCTGGTCCGGGTGCTGGCGTCGCTGGCCAACCCGCACCGGCTGCGGGTCATCGCCGCGCTGGCCCGCGAGCGTGCCTACGTCAGCGGGCTGGCCCGGCAACTGGGCATCAGCCGAGCGCTGTTGCAGGTCCACCTACGAAAGCTGGCAGCGGCCGGGCTGGTCACCGCCAGCCTGGAGTTGTCGGAGGACGGGAAGGCCATGAACTACTACGAGGTGGAGCCGTTCGTGCTCACACTCACCCCCGAGGTCATCGCGGCGGCGGTCGAGACGCTGACCGTGCCCGACTCGGCCGAGCAACCAGGAGCGGACCGATGA
- a CDS encoding CsbD family protein — protein sequence MGIDDKINNATEDATGKLKEGAGRATDNEQLEAEGRADQSTAKLKQAGEKIKDAFKS from the coding sequence ATGGGTATCGACGACAAGATCAACAACGCCACCGAGGACGCGACCGGCAAGCTGAAGGAAGGCGCTGGTCGCGCCACCGATAACGAGCAGCTCGAGGCCGAGGGTCGCGCAGACCAGTCCACGGCCAAGCTCAAGCAGGCGGGCGAGAAGATCAAGGACGCCTTCAAGAGCTGA
- a CDS encoding acyl-CoA dehydrogenase family protein — MPTPSLDGSPWREPEHDDLADLARTFFTKDVLPHTDRLEAQGHPDREHYRRAGELGLLGLSVPEEYGGGGGRFTHEAVLLHEQAYTGEGSLGLAVHSGIVTGYLVAYGSEEQKRRWLPGLCSGELVGAIAMTEPDGGSDLQAMRTRAVRDGDDYLVTGAKTFITNGGLADLIIVAVKTDPEQRAAGVSLLVCEVGGDPEGFRRGRLLSKIGLHANDTAELFFDEFRVPAANLLGSAEGLGFIQLMQQLPQERLVIGVGAVAAMERAVDLTVAYAKERTAFGKTLMGHQNTRMVLAECATRTRVSRVFLDDCIVRHTRGDLDVATAAMAKSWLTDGQCEVIDRCLQLFGGYGYTTEYPIARMYADARVQKIYGGTNEIMKELIARAL; from the coding sequence ATGCCGACGCCCTCGCTCGATGGCTCACCCTGGCGCGAGCCGGAGCACGACGACCTTGCCGACCTGGCGCGCACCTTCTTCACCAAGGACGTGCTGCCGCACACCGACCGCCTGGAGGCGCAGGGGCATCCGGACCGCGAGCACTACCGGCGCGCCGGTGAGCTGGGGCTGCTCGGCCTGTCCGTCCCCGAGGAGTACGGCGGCGGGGGCGGCCGGTTCACCCACGAGGCCGTGCTGCTGCACGAGCAGGCGTACACCGGGGAGGGCAGCCTCGGGCTGGCCGTCCACAGCGGCATCGTCACCGGCTACCTCGTGGCGTACGGCAGCGAGGAGCAGAAGCGGCGGTGGCTGCCCGGCCTGTGCAGCGGTGAACTGGTCGGCGCGATCGCGATGACCGAGCCGGACGGCGGCTCCGATCTGCAGGCGATGCGTACCCGGGCGGTCCGCGACGGCGACGACTACCTCGTCACCGGAGCGAAGACGTTCATCACCAACGGCGGCCTGGCCGATCTGATCATCGTGGCCGTGAAGACCGACCCCGAGCAGCGGGCGGCCGGTGTTTCGCTGCTGGTCTGCGAGGTCGGTGGCGACCCGGAGGGCTTCCGTCGGGGCCGGCTGCTGTCCAAGATCGGGCTGCATGCCAACGACACCGCCGAGCTGTTCTTCGACGAGTTCCGGGTGCCGGCGGCCAACCTGCTCGGCAGCGCCGAGGGGCTGGGCTTCATCCAGCTCATGCAGCAGCTTCCACAGGAACGGCTGGTCATCGGCGTCGGCGCGGTCGCGGCGATGGAACGGGCCGTCGACCTGACCGTCGCGTACGCCAAGGAGCGCACCGCCTTCGGCAAGACACTGATGGGCCACCAGAACACCCGGATGGTGCTCGCCGAGTGCGCCACCCGCACCCGGGTCAGCCGGGTCTTCCTGGACGACTGCATCGTCCGGCACACCCGTGGCGACCTGGACGTGGCGACCGCGGCGATGGCGAAGTCCTGGCTCACCGACGGGCAGTGCGAGGTCATTGACCGCTGCCTTCAGCTCTTCGGCGGCTACGGCTACACGACGGAATACCCGATCGCCCGGATGTACGCCGACGCCCGCGTCCAGAAGATCTACGGCGGCACCAACGAGATCATGAAGGAGCTGATCGCCCGTGCCCTCTGA
- a CDS encoding DUF2786 domain-containing protein, with amino-acid sequence MPDADELVANALAAVRGTDVRQAERQLDQLMVGTGAADGTTAVDAALLRRLVRGLGRLWPRGWQPADVDRITSRRLDARAARLVRETMAVQRREQSDPVPAWFDEQLRGLVTEVRADDENVLASWSVREALDRADALRAAVDVLALVESLPPIAVLRPPPGTTGAATARPAGTRSGSPMLDRVRALLAKAESTTFPAEAEALTGKAQELIARHSIDEALLAAGSERGDLPGGVRLSTDTPYAGAKALLVQEVAAANRCEAVWSDDLGFATVLGWPADLVAVELLYTSLLVQATAAMLRGRAERRAGSGRRTKVWDESFLNAFALRIGERLRAATEAATNAADQAAAETAGAERLLPVLAARGEAVRERLDTLFPGVTRHRLSVRDAEGWSSGTSAADRASLEVGGGRKPRQVPGRPDRP; translated from the coding sequence GTGCCGGACGCGGACGAACTCGTCGCCAACGCGCTCGCGGCGGTGCGCGGCACTGACGTACGGCAGGCCGAACGACAGCTGGACCAACTGATGGTCGGCACCGGCGCGGCGGACGGCACCACGGCGGTGGATGCCGCTCTGCTGCGTCGCCTGGTTCGCGGCCTGGGGCGGCTCTGGCCGCGCGGCTGGCAGCCGGCCGACGTGGACCGGATCACCAGCCGGCGGCTCGACGCCCGCGCGGCGCGGCTGGTCCGCGAGACGATGGCCGTCCAGCGGCGCGAGCAGTCGGATCCGGTCCCGGCCTGGTTCGACGAGCAGTTGCGCGGGTTGGTCACCGAGGTGCGGGCGGACGACGAGAACGTGCTGGCCTCCTGGTCGGTACGGGAGGCGCTGGACCGGGCCGACGCGCTCCGTGCGGCGGTGGACGTCCTCGCGCTGGTGGAGAGCCTTCCGCCGATCGCGGTGCTGCGCCCACCACCGGGCACGACCGGCGCGGCGACCGCCCGACCGGCCGGTACCCGCAGCGGGTCGCCGATGCTGGATCGGGTACGGGCGCTGCTGGCCAAGGCCGAGTCGACGACCTTCCCGGCCGAGGCGGAGGCGCTGACCGGGAAGGCACAGGAGCTGATCGCCCGGCACAGCATCGACGAGGCGTTGCTGGCCGCCGGGTCGGAGCGCGGCGACCTCCCCGGCGGGGTACGCCTGAGCACCGACACCCCGTACGCGGGGGCCAAGGCGCTGTTGGTGCAGGAGGTGGCGGCGGCGAACCGGTGCGAGGCGGTGTGGTCCGACGATCTCGGCTTCGCGACCGTGCTGGGCTGGCCGGCCGATCTGGTGGCGGTGGAGTTGCTCTACACGTCGCTGCTGGTGCAGGCCACCGCCGCGATGCTGCGCGGTCGCGCCGAACGACGGGCCGGGTCGGGGCGTCGGACGAAGGTCTGGGACGAGTCCTTCCTCAACGCGTTCGCGCTGCGGATCGGCGAGCGGCTACGTGCGGCCACCGAGGCGGCGACCAACGCGGCGGACCAGGCGGCGGCCGAGACGGCCGGGGCGGAGCGGTTGTTGCCGGTGCTCGCCGCGCGGGGCGAGGCGGTCCGGGAGCGGTTGGACACGCTCTTCCCCGGGGTGACCCGACACCGGCTCAGCGTCCGCGACGCCGAGGGTTGGTCGTCCGGCACCTCGGCCGCCGACCGCGCGTCGTTGGAGGTCGGCGGCGGGCGCAAGCCCCGACAGGTGCCCGGCCGACCCGACCGGCCCTGA
- a CDS encoding CaiB/BaiF CoA transferase family protein, which translates to MTAAGELGGLARGGPQGGSTGGGPLAGVRVVELASLAPAPFGCMVLADLGADVVRVDRPGAPGAGRLAAPTGGPLQRGRRITALDLKSPAGVADLLRLVERADVLVEAYRPGVAERLGFGPETCQARNPRLVYARMTGWGQDGPLAARAGHDIDYIAVAGALEPLGRAGERPYAPMNLLGDFGGGGMLLAVGVLAALLERERSGIGQVVDAAMVDGSALLTSFLHGLLGTGLWAAPRGRNMFDGGAPFYDTYRTSDGGFMAVGAMEPAFYAVLLTGLDLADDPDLPTQYDPSGWDELRRRFTERFAERTRDEWTAVFADLDACVAPVLAPGEAHQHPHNAARGTFVEVGGEIQPAPAPRFDRTPAARPTPAPDPEQDVLPVEEILVEWR; encoded by the coding sequence GTGACGGCGGCCGGCGAGCTGGGCGGGTTGGCGCGCGGCGGGCCGCAGGGCGGGTCGACCGGGGGCGGGCCGCTCGCCGGGGTGCGGGTCGTCGAGCTGGCAAGTCTCGCCCCGGCGCCGTTCGGCTGCATGGTGCTCGCCGACCTCGGCGCGGACGTGGTGCGGGTGGACCGCCCGGGTGCCCCGGGAGCGGGACGGCTCGCCGCGCCGACCGGCGGGCCGTTACAGCGCGGCCGGCGGATCACCGCACTGGACCTGAAATCCCCAGCCGGGGTGGCGGACCTGCTGCGCCTGGTCGAGCGGGCGGACGTGCTGGTCGAGGCGTACCGGCCGGGGGTGGCCGAGCGGCTCGGCTTCGGCCCGGAGACCTGCCAGGCCCGCAACCCCCGACTGGTGTACGCGCGGATGACCGGCTGGGGTCAGGACGGTCCACTGGCAGCCCGGGCCGGGCACGACATCGACTACATCGCGGTGGCCGGGGCGTTGGAGCCACTGGGCCGCGCCGGCGAGCGCCCGTACGCGCCGATGAACCTGCTCGGCGACTTCGGCGGTGGCGGAATGCTGCTCGCCGTCGGTGTGCTGGCCGCACTGCTCGAACGGGAACGCTCCGGCATCGGCCAGGTAGTCGACGCGGCGATGGTGGACGGGTCGGCGCTGCTCACGTCGTTCCTGCACGGACTGCTCGGCACCGGCCTGTGGGCCGCGCCGCGCGGGCGCAACATGTTCGACGGCGGGGCGCCGTTCTACGACACGTACCGCACCTCCGACGGTGGATTCATGGCCGTCGGCGCGATGGAACCAGCCTTCTACGCCGTACTGCTCACCGGCCTCGACCTCGCCGACGACCCGGACCTGCCCACCCAGTACGACCCGAGCGGCTGGGACGAACTGCGCCGTCGGTTCACCGAGCGGTTCGCCGAACGGACCCGGGACGAGTGGACGGCGGTCTTCGCCGATCTGGACGCCTGTGTCGCACCGGTGCTCGCCCCCGGCGAGGCGCACCAGCATCCGCACAATGCCGCCCGGGGCACCTTCGTCGAGGTGGGCGGTGAGATCCAGCCGGCCCCGGCGCCCCGCTTCGACCGCACCCCGGCTGCCCGTCCGACCCCCGCGCCAGACCCGGAGCAGGACGTCCTGCCGGTGGAGGAGATCCTCGTCGAGTGGCGGTGA
- a CDS encoding alpha/beta hydrolase, giving the protein MLRVRKSAVGWAVALALTATGLTPASPAVARPQPGPTIDWRPCATDATAECGTLSLPVDWNRPRGERFDLALARRVATDRAARKGSLVFGPGGPGDSGVDRVVNGSSRFSADLRRRFDIVSFDPRGTGGSHPVVCSRDLLSRQPQLIADQAQFDATLAGNALLRADCRARTGPLYDHVDTTSAAHDLDAIRAALGERQLTYHGSSYGTLLGERYAELYPDRVRAMVLEAAMDHSGDTRAFLDSQAVTAEGAFDEFVAWCDRSSACVLHGRDFRAIWAGLRTRAERGTLTDPKRPGVVLTPFELTRLTHKEFYDTWRWPGLAEWLGAMDASAAPTTTLSADVSPTADAVASYPFAVFCQDWSLPVRDYREYAGHLRRVARLAPDLRYPTALFALATCLGTPQPVANPQHRLRVRTAVPLLVAATVHDPASGYDWATTVARQLGRHGVLLTYRGWGHGSYTTSPCMGRAVDSYLIDEVVPARGTSCPAVEPEV; this is encoded by the coding sequence ATGCTGCGCGTACGCAAATCTGCCGTCGGCTGGGCGGTCGCCCTGGCCCTCACGGCCACCGGCCTGACCCCGGCGAGCCCGGCCGTCGCTCGGCCACAGCCCGGCCCGACGATCGACTGGCGGCCCTGCGCCACGGACGCCACCGCCGAGTGCGGCACCCTGTCGCTGCCGGTGGACTGGAACCGACCCCGGGGTGAGCGCTTCGACCTGGCGCTGGCTCGCCGGGTCGCCACCGATCGGGCCGCCCGGAAAGGTTCGCTGGTCTTCGGCCCTGGCGGGCCGGGCGACAGTGGAGTCGACCGGGTGGTGAACGGCAGCTCCCGGTTCAGCGCCGACCTGCGCCGCCGATTCGACATCGTCAGCTTCGACCCGCGCGGCACCGGGGGCAGTCACCCGGTGGTCTGTTCCCGGGACCTGCTCTCCCGGCAACCGCAACTGATCGCGGACCAGGCTCAGTTCGACGCCACACTGGCCGGCAACGCTCTGCTGCGCGCCGACTGCCGGGCCCGTACCGGGCCGCTCTACGACCACGTGGACACGACAAGCGCCGCCCACGACCTGGACGCGATCCGCGCCGCACTTGGCGAGCGGCAGTTGACCTACCACGGCAGCTCGTACGGCACCCTGCTCGGCGAGCGGTACGCCGAGTTGTACCCCGACCGGGTCCGCGCCATGGTGCTGGAGGCCGCGATGGACCACAGCGGCGACACCCGCGCGTTCCTCGACAGCCAGGCGGTCACCGCGGAGGGCGCGTTCGACGAGTTCGTGGCCTGGTGTGACCGGTCCAGCGCCTGTGTCCTGCACGGACGGGACTTCCGGGCGATCTGGGCCGGGCTGCGTACGCGGGCCGAGCGCGGCACGCTGACCGATCCGAAGCGGCCCGGGGTCGTGCTGACCCCGTTCGAGTTGACCCGACTCACCCACAAGGAGTTCTACGACACCTGGCGGTGGCCAGGGCTGGCCGAGTGGCTCGGCGCGATGGACGCCTCCGCCGCGCCGACCACCACGCTCTCGGCCGACGTCAGCCCGACCGCCGACGCCGTCGCGTCGTACCCCTTCGCGGTCTTCTGCCAGGACTGGAGCCTGCCCGTCCGCGACTACCGCGAGTACGCCGGACATCTGCGCCGGGTGGCCCGACTCGCGCCCGACCTGCGCTACCCGACGGCGCTGTTCGCCCTCGCGACCTGCCTGGGCACGCCGCAGCCGGTCGCCAACCCGCAGCACCGCCTGCGGGTCCGCACCGCCGTGCCGTTGCTGGTCGCCGCCACCGTGCACGACCCGGCCAGCGGGTACGACTGGGCCACCACCGTGGCACGGCAGTTGGGCAGGCACGGCGTGCTGCTCACCTATCGGGGGTGGGGGCACGGCAGCTACACCACCAGCCCTTGTATGGGGCGGGCTGTCGACTCCTACCTGATCGACGAGGTGGTGCCTGCCCGCGGCACCAGCTGCCCGGCCGTCGAACCCGAAGTCTGA
- a CDS encoding YciI family protein, which produces MLLIWNRPGFTEELTEQDRTALFGEVDEIMKELTETGELIGGQALANPSQTLTVRLVDGNPEVLDGPFMESKEQFAGYLAVDCDSPQRAAEIAARWPDVRYGGAMEVRPIMDEAGTEM; this is translated from the coding sequence ATGCTGCTGATCTGGAACCGTCCCGGCTTCACCGAGGAGTTGACCGAGCAGGACCGTACCGCCCTGTTCGGCGAGGTCGACGAGATCATGAAGGAGCTGACCGAGACCGGCGAGCTGATCGGCGGCCAGGCGTTGGCCAACCCGTCGCAGACGTTGACGGTGCGGCTCGTGGACGGCAACCCCGAGGTTCTCGACGGCCCGTTCATGGAGAGCAAGGAGCAGTTCGCCGGTTACCTGGCCGTCGACTGCGACAGCCCGCAGCGGGCCGCCGAGATCGCCGCCCGCTGGCCGGACGTGCGCTACGGCGGCGCGATGGAGGTCCGGCCGATCATGGACGAGGCCGGGACGGAGATGTGA